The genome window AGGGCTTCGGCAATGTCGGTGCGGTCGCGGCAAAACTCGCAGCCGAGCGCGGCGCGATCGTGGTCGGTGTCAGCGATGCCCGCGGCGGTATCTACAATCCCAAGGGCCTGCCGATCGACGATCTGTACCACCGGTACAACGGCAAGGAAGGCGGCATTCGCGAATTCACCGATGCCGAGCAGGTCAGCAACGAGGAACTCCTTGAGCTGGATTGCGATGTCCTGATCCCGGCTGCAATCTCGCAGCAAATCCACAAGGACAACGCGGGCAAGATCAAGGCGCGGCTGATCGTCGAGGGTGCCAACGGCCCCACGACTCCCGATGCAGATCACATCTTCTCGGATAAGGGCGTCTTCGTAGTTCCCGATATCTTGGCCAACGCTGGTGGCGTCATCGTCAGCTACTTCGAGTGGGTGCAAGACCTCCAGAACTTCTTCTGGGACGAAGGCACCGTGAATCAAAACCTCGAGCGAATCATGCGCCGGTCGTACCACGACGTGCACAGCATGATGGCGACCCACAAGACCGATATGCGCACCGCAGCGCTCATGATCGGTGTCAAGCGGGTTTCCGACGCGACGATGAAGCGCGGCATCTTCCCCTGATCTCTCAGAGGAACCGCAAACTCAGGAGGCTCAGCCGTTCTTCGGCGGGGCCTCCGCCAATTTTTCGACCTTGCGCCACTCGTCTTCGGTCACCGGCATCACGCTCAAACGCTGGCCACGCTGAACCACCAGCATCGCTGCCAGCTCAGGCGTCGCTTTGATCTCGGCAAGGGATATGACCCGCGGAAACTTCTTCACGAACTTCACGTCAACGACCATCCAGCGCGAACCGTCGGGCGGAGCTTTAGGGTCGTAGTACTCGCTCGTGGGATCGAACTGCGTGGGATCGGGGTATCCGCCCCGCACGATCTCCATCACCCCCACGATGCCAGTCGGAGCGAGGTTGGAGTGGTAGAAAAAGGCGAGATCGCCTGGCTGAAACTGGTCGCGGAAGAAGTTCCGGACCGTGTAGTTCCGACACCCCTCCCACATGTTCACCCCATCGCGCTCAAGGTCGTCGATAGAGTAGGTATCGGGCTCGGATTTCATCAGCCACCATCTCATGGCCGAAGTGTATCCCGGGGGGCAGTTTCCCGCCCCCCAGGTAGCGCATCAAGCGCTGTGGATGCGCTGACGAACAGTGATGTCGCCGGTGATTGCGCTTACGTCGAGCGTCCCCGTACCTTCACCGAGCGTCCCGGTGATACGGCGCTGATCGCGCTGGACGTCCTGCATGTCCAACACACAATCGACGGTCCCGCGCAGGGTAGACAGAGTCACCCGCACGTCCGAGCCGTCCGCGATGCCGATCGACGCGTTCCCTTGGACCGACCGGACCGTCACCGTCCCTGAGATCGGAGTGCTCAGGTCCATCGAGATGTCTCCCGACACGGCCTCCAGGCTGATCGAGCTACCAGAGCAGTTCACAAGCGAGAGATCTCCGGACGCCGTGCGTAGGTTCAAAGCTCCAGTCACGTTTTCCAGCTTGACACTGCCGCTCTTGTCCTCGACCACCACCGTAGTGCCGGTCACGTCTTTGAGAAATACGTCTCCGTGCGAAGTCGTGACTTCGACCGCGCCCTCGACGCCGCTGATCTTGACGTCACCGCTGTTGCTGGCGACTCGGCAAGGTCCGTGCGTCCCGTCCACGTCGATCGAACCGACCTGTCCGCGGACGTCCACATGTGCCTTCACCGCGAGATGAATCTCCAAATCCGCTGTGATGTCGGAGCTGTCCGGGTGGCGGATCGTGACCGATCCATCGTTCTGCTCAATGACCGGCGAATACTCTTCGGCTCGCTTCTTAGCCTCCTCGGCCACTCCTCCGCGCACCTTGGCACGGGCGATGAGCTTGGTCTTCTCGGCCCCACCGATCACGCGGACATCGCCCACGCGGTTTTCGACTTTCACGAGCCCTCCCTCGGCAACCTCGAACTCCAGCTCGACGTCTTTGCGTTCGGTCGCGCCAAAGATATCAAAGCTAATGCGCCCTTGCTTCACGCCTTCGACCGCATGCTTGATTGCCTCTTGGCCTTTGGTCACGCCGGTCTTCACCTGCGACGCGAC of Chthonomonas sp. contains these proteins:
- a CDS encoding EVE domain-containing protein encodes the protein MRWWLMKSEPDTYSIDDLERDGVNMWEGCRNYTVRNFFRDQFQPGDLAFFYHSNLAPTGIVGVMEIVRGGYPDPTQFDPTSEYYDPKAPPDGSRWMVVDVKFVKKFPRVISLAEIKATPELAAMLVVQRGQRLSVMPVTEDEWRKVEKLAEAPPKNG
- a CDS encoding DUF4097 family beta strand repeat protein, whose product is MNKEEVRRIMKLVQEGKLSPEDAAELMEAFDGTSDGAAESTEQTTNTTPPPLPNDAKDPFAGIIESIEKIGKEVAKSVNWQDVASQVKTGVTKGQEAIKHAVEGVKQGRISFDIFGATERKDVELEFEVAEGGLVKVENRVGDVRVIGGAEKTKLIARAKVRGGVAEEAKKRAEEYSPVIEQNDGSVTIRHPDSSDITADLEIHLAVKAHVDVRGQVGSIDVDGTHGPCRVASNSGDVKISGVEGAVEVTTSHGDVFLKDVTGTTVVVEDKSGSVKLENVTGALNLRTASGDLSLVNCSGSSISLEAVSGDISMDLSTPISGTVTVRSVQGNASIGIADGSDVRVTLSTLRGTVDCVLDMQDVQRDQRRITGTLGEGTGTLDVSAITGDITVRQRIHSA